Proteins found in one Lutimonas zeaxanthinifaciens genomic segment:
- a CDS encoding lytic transglycosylase domain-containing protein produces METNLKVFLNPFGYPKKNWLNKILSYFYRFYSEPTDNNNVLMKMTRFYFILTFCFFTTLLFGQKQDELISTVNSESANDLNIDVVTDTIEALSSFATLNTIDTIKIDTTLIEGKVVALIDHSEATEFDKKWLESWRNNVIDSSLIIKPEDTVGKVVIENFSTEQLKERIAYLDSQTPFNFEYNPSLEKIIKHYLKNRQQTLANLMGKAKYYFPMFEEHLAKYNIPMELKYLAIVESALKANATSRVGAKGLWQFMYGTGREYDLKVSSYVDERCDPIKATEAACQYLTKLHGIFNDWDLALAAYNSGPGNVNKAIRRSGGQKNYWNYTPLFT; encoded by the coding sequence ATGGAAACAAATCTTAAGGTTTTCCTAAATCCTTTTGGATATCCTAAAAAAAATTGGTTAAATAAAATTTTGTCCTATTTTTACCGTTTTTATAGCGAACCCACTGACAATAACAATGTTCTGATGAAAATGACGCGCTTCTATTTTATACTGACCTTTTGCTTTTTTACCACCCTGCTCTTTGGACAGAAACAGGATGAGCTGATATCAACCGTAAACTCCGAATCGGCCAATGATTTGAATATAGATGTCGTAACGGATACAATTGAAGCTTTATCATCATTTGCGACGCTGAACACAATTGACACGATAAAAATCGATACGACGCTGATCGAAGGTAAGGTAGTTGCATTAATAGATCATTCGGAGGCAACTGAATTTGACAAAAAATGGCTTGAATCGTGGAGAAATAATGTGATTGACAGCAGCCTGATCATAAAACCTGAGGACACAGTGGGAAAAGTTGTGATCGAAAATTTTTCGACTGAACAATTAAAAGAAAGAATTGCCTATCTCGATAGTCAGACTCCTTTTAATTTTGAATACAATCCGTCACTGGAAAAAATCATAAAACACTATTTGAAAAACAGACAGCAAACCCTTGCCAATTTAATGGGTAAAGCCAAATATTATTTCCCGATGTTTGAAGAGCATCTGGCAAAATATAATATTCCGATGGAATTAAAGTATCTGGCCATTGTTGAATCTGCTTTAAAAGCCAATGCCACTTCAAGAGTAGGTGCCAAGGGATTATGGCAATTTATGTACGGAACAGGAAGAGAATACGATTTGAAGGTCAGTTCGTACGTAGATGAACGATGTGATCCGATAAAAGCAACCGAAGCGGCATGTCAGTATTTGACAAAACTCCACGGCATTTTCAATGACTGGGATCTGGCACTTGCTGCTTATAACTCGGGCCCGGGAAATGTCAACAAAGCGATCAGAAGGTCTGGAGGGCAAAAGAATTATTGGAATTATACGCCATTATTTACCTAG
- a CDS encoding LysM peptidoglycan-binding domain-containing protein, protein MSTKRSEGLEGKRIIGIIRHYLPRETAGYLPAFYATYYIFEYAEEHQLYSKNEVLHTFETDTVVVKRQITFDQVNKVLGTDMELLTFLNPQYKLKIIPVIKDRDYTLTLPKFVTGSFVSNEAQIYAYAEEEDAKREKPLPKYFEANDRIRYRVRSGDYLGKIANRYGVSVSSIKRWNGLKSNNLRVGQRLTIYPRRPVASVNTSPSTQKVSSKKAAPKGEYSTYVVQKGDSLWLISQKYPKVSVAQLKEWNNIWSSKSLKPGTKLKIY, encoded by the coding sequence ATGTCAACAAAGCGATCAGAAGGTCTGGAGGGCAAAAGAATTATTGGAATTATACGCCATTATTTACCTAGAGAAACTGCTGGCTATTTACCGGCGTTTTACGCTACCTATTATATTTTTGAATATGCCGAAGAACATCAGTTGTACTCAAAAAATGAAGTGCTTCATACCTTTGAAACTGATACCGTAGTCGTAAAAAGACAAATTACCTTTGACCAGGTGAACAAGGTCCTTGGAACAGATATGGAGTTATTGACATTTCTGAATCCCCAATACAAATTGAAAATAATTCCGGTGATCAAAGACCGTGACTATACCCTTACCCTTCCGAAATTTGTGACGGGAAGTTTTGTTTCGAACGAGGCTCAGATCTATGCATACGCCGAGGAAGAAGATGCAAAACGTGAAAAACCATTACCAAAATATTTTGAAGCCAATGACCGAATAAGGTACCGTGTAAGAAGCGGGGATTACCTGGGTAAGATCGCAAATCGATACGGGGTTTCGGTGAGCAGTATAAAAAGGTGGAACGGGCTTAAAAGCAATAACCTGAGAGTTGGCCAGCGTCTCACTATTTATCCCAGAAGACCTGTCGCTTCGGTAAATACATCTCCTTCTACGCAAAAGGTTTCTTCTAAAAAAGCAGCTCCAAAGGGTGAATATTCCACTTATGTGGTTCAAAAAGGGGATTCACTATGGTTGATCTCTCAAAAATATCCGAAAGTTTCTGTAGCTCAATTGAAAGAATGGAACAATATTTGGAGTAGCAAAAGTCTGAAACCAGGAACCAAGCTCAAAATATATTAA
- a CDS encoding DUF4837 family protein, whose protein sequence is MFKRITLCLMILGVMISCEKSDKVTLVSSTGRINHVLIVMNNEDWDGKIGDELKKIIGQPVLGLPQEENQFSINQVDPITFNSLFKRNRNILFVGLDKEENFYTNNDVYASPQTTLTILAKDKEELIESIRTHADDIIGIFKKNDLALYQRKVTKDFHNPDDIETLNTLGISMKIPFEYKQVEDSGQFLWYRNTFERGLLNIIAYEIPFIEESFSEESLVAFRDSIGKNYIPGQFENTYMRTEPKFKPITETVEFNNFKSLESRGLWFVEGDYMGGPFISYTIEDEENDRLIVVEGFSYSPGSKKRDVVFELEAILKTIELK, encoded by the coding sequence ATGTTTAAAAGAATTACCCTGTGTCTAATGATCCTGGGCGTTATGATCTCCTGTGAGAAAAGTGATAAAGTAACCCTTGTCTCTTCAACAGGAAGAATTAATCACGTATTGATTGTCATGAATAATGAAGACTGGGATGGAAAAATAGGTGATGAATTAAAAAAGATCATCGGCCAGCCTGTTCTGGGCTTACCACAGGAGGAAAACCAGTTTTCTATCAATCAGGTTGATCCGATTACTTTTAACAGCCTTTTCAAAAGAAACAGAAACATCTTATTTGTAGGGCTTGACAAGGAAGAAAATTTCTACACCAACAACGATGTTTATGCGAGTCCTCAGACAACATTGACAATTTTAGCCAAGGATAAAGAAGAACTGATTGAGAGTATACGAACTCATGCAGACGACATCATAGGAATTTTTAAGAAAAATGATCTTGCTCTTTATCAAAGAAAAGTAACCAAGGATTTCCATAATCCTGATGATATTGAAACGTTAAATACCTTAGGAATAAGCATGAAGATCCCTTTTGAATATAAACAAGTAGAAGACTCCGGTCAGTTTCTTTGGTACAGAAATACTTTTGAAAGAGGATTACTGAATATAATTGCCTATGAAATTCCTTTTATAGAAGAATCTTTTTCAGAAGAATCACTGGTTGCTTTCAGAGATTCAATAGGAAAAAATTATATCCCGGGACAGTTTGAAAACACCTACATGAGAACCGAGCCCAAATTTAAACCCATAACTGAAACAGTTGAATTCAACAATTTCAAATCGCTTGAATCCAGAGGGCTTTGGTTCGTTGAAGGGGATTATATGGGAGGGCCGTTTATCAGCTATACCATCGAAGATGAGGAAAATGACCGTCTAATTGTTGTTGAAGGGTTCAGCTACTCTCCCGGTTCGAAAAAAAGAGATGTGGTTTTTGAACTCGAAGCTATCTTAAAAACCATAGAGCTTAAATAA
- a CDS encoding FAD:protein FMN transferase, with protein MKNTVLFLLFLIVISCDKEEQIPYQKFEGIAFGTSFHITFEGQEGLITEKAVDSIIHRVNKSLSTYIPNSDISKINRGDTAVVVDELFREVFEKSSVIYQETNGFFDPTIGTLVNAWGFGPGKQIIEMNQSTIDSLMEFVGFEKVKILNGKLIKKHPETFLDFNANAKGYGVDVIGKFLEGKGISNYLVEIGGEIRARGVNSRGMIWRVAIEKPNFDGTRSFQTIVTLNNESIATSGNYRKFKVDSLSGEKYAHTIDAKTGYPTKSNLLSASVIGEIDCADTDAYATSFMAMGYERTRDFLDKHHELKVFLIYSDADGSLKTFTTSNLVLDE; from the coding sequence ATGAAAAACACGGTTTTATTTCTTCTGTTTTTAATTGTAATATCATGCGATAAGGAGGAGCAGATACCTTATCAGAAGTTCGAGGGAATTGCCTTTGGAACCAGTTTTCACATCACTTTTGAGGGACAGGAGGGACTAATTACTGAAAAGGCAGTAGACAGCATTATTCATAGAGTAAATAAATCATTATCCACTTATATTCCGAATTCTGATATTTCTAAAATCAACAGAGGCGACACTGCGGTGGTCGTTGACGAATTATTTCGGGAAGTTTTTGAAAAATCATCCGTAATTTATCAGGAAACAAACGGTTTTTTTGATCCTACCATTGGCACCCTGGTCAATGCCTGGGGATTTGGGCCCGGCAAACAGATCATAGAAATGAATCAATCTACCATTGATAGTCTGATGGAATTTGTCGGCTTTGAGAAAGTTAAGATCCTCAATGGAAAACTGATTAAAAAACATCCTGAGACTTTTCTCGATTTTAATGCAAATGCCAAAGGCTATGGCGTAGATGTAATTGGTAAATTTCTTGAAGGAAAAGGAATTTCAAATTACCTCGTTGAAATAGGAGGGGAGATAAGAGCCAGAGGTGTGAATAGCAGAGGTATGATTTGGAGAGTAGCCATTGAGAAACCCAATTTTGACGGGACCCGTTCGTTTCAGACCATCGTAACTCTGAATAATGAATCCATCGCAACCTCCGGAAATTATAGAAAGTTTAAGGTCGATTCCCTCAGTGGAGAAAAGTATGCACATACAATAGATGCTAAAACCGGATACCCAACCAAAAGCAATCTCTTAAGTGCTTCTGTAATTGGAGAAATTGACTGTGCGGATACAGATGCCTATGCAACTTCTTTTATGGCCATGGGTTATGAGAGAACCCGTGATTTCCTTGACAAGCACCATGAGTTGAAAGTTTTTTTAATCTATAGTGATGCTGATGGTTCCCTGAAGACTTTTACAACGAGCAATCTTGTACTTGACGAATAA
- a CDS encoding OmpA/MotB family protein, with product MKKIFIGTLFLSVLLTSCVSNKKYADLESQHNKTKQDLVDTKAELQSCLVDKDHLMEKNKSLEADKARSIQQVENLTVLTQSSSDNIKEVIAQLSEKDKYINGVRDAMTKKDSINLALAFQLKKDLAKGIQDEDIQIDVEKTVVYISIADKMLFKSGSSTVSDRAKEVLGKVATVVNSKPEMEVQVEGYTDNVPINTDCMKDNWDLSVARATSVVRVLQNDFAVDSGRLIAAGRSEYVPLASNDTAEGRSTNRRTRIVILPKLEEFFDILEQKPE from the coding sequence ATGAAAAAAATATTTATTGGAACCCTTTTTCTGTCGGTTCTGCTAACATCCTGTGTATCGAACAAAAAGTATGCTGATTTGGAATCTCAGCACAACAAAACAAAGCAAGACCTGGTTGATACCAAAGCCGAGTTACAGTCTTGTTTGGTTGACAAGGATCATTTAATGGAAAAGAACAAATCTTTAGAGGCAGACAAAGCTCGTTCTATCCAGCAAGTTGAGAATTTAACGGTTCTGACACAATCGTCTTCTGATAATATCAAAGAGGTTATTGCTCAATTAAGTGAGAAAGATAAATACATTAACGGCGTTCGGGATGCAATGACCAAAAAGGACTCAATAAACCTGGCACTCGCGTTTCAGTTAAAGAAAGATTTAGCCAAAGGAATTCAGGATGAAGATATTCAAATAGACGTAGAAAAAACTGTGGTTTACATCTCAATTGCGGATAAAATGTTGTTCAAAAGCGGAAGTTCAACGGTTTCTGACAGAGCAAAAGAAGTTTTAGGAAAAGTTGCTACTGTGGTGAACAGTAAGCCTGAAATGGAAGTACAGGTTGAAGGGTATACAGATAATGTGCCAATTAATACAGACTGTATGAAAGACAACTGGGATCTTAGCGTTGCCAGGGCAACCTCAGTTGTTAGAGTGCTTCAAAACGATTTCGCTGTTGACTCAGGACGTTTGATCGCTGCGGGTAGAAGTGAGTATGTTCCGTTGGCTTCAAATGATACTGCCGAAGGCAGATCAACCAACAGAAGAACAAGAATTGTAATTCTTCCAAAGTTAGAAGAGTTCTTCGATATTCTAGAGCAAAAACCTGAATAG
- the nqrF gene encoding NADH:ubiquinone reductase (Na(+)-transporting) subunit F, producing MSPIAASIVFSLVLILILVTVLLVAKAKLLPSGKVKLLINGQKEVEVETGSTLLTTLSEQKIFLPSACGGGGTCLQCECHVLKGGGQALPTEVPNFTRKELAAGARLGCQVKVKEDMEIEIPEEIFGIKKFEATVVSNYNVASFIKEFVVELPEDMDYKPGGYIQIEIPSTEVDFKDIDITAHPKEHPDDAEKFKLEWDKFDLWPLKMKNGENVERAYSMASYPAEGRNIMLNVRIATPPWDRAKNNWMNVNPGVASSYIFSKKPGDKVIVSGPYGEFFINESEAEMLYVGGGAGMAPMRSHLYHLFKTLQTGRKVTYWYGGRSKRELFYIDHFRDLEKEFPNFKFFIVLSEPTEEDDWKVMKDIDDKEGDGFLGFVHQAVIDQYLSKHDAPEDLELYFCGPPMMNQAVQKMGEDFGMADENIRFDDFGG from the coding sequence ATGAGTCCAATTGCAGCGAGTATCGTATTTTCATTAGTGTTAATACTTATCTTAGTAACTGTCTTACTAGTAGCCAAAGCAAAATTGCTTCCTTCAGGTAAGGTAAAACTATTGATAAACGGACAGAAAGAAGTTGAAGTTGAAACAGGGAGTACCTTGCTGACAACTTTAAGTGAACAAAAAATATTTTTACCATCTGCATGTGGAGGAGGGGGAACCTGCCTTCAATGTGAATGTCATGTTTTAAAAGGAGGAGGGCAGGCTTTGCCAACAGAGGTTCCCAACTTTACGAGAAAGGAATTAGCAGCAGGAGCAAGGTTAGGCTGTCAGGTAAAGGTGAAGGAAGATATGGAAATCGAAATTCCGGAAGAGATTTTTGGAATTAAGAAATTTGAGGCCACTGTGGTTTCAAATTATAACGTAGCTTCTTTTATCAAGGAATTCGTTGTAGAACTTCCGGAGGATATGGATTACAAACCTGGAGGATATATTCAAATCGAAATTCCATCAACGGAAGTTGATTTTAAGGATATTGATATCACTGCACATCCTAAAGAACATCCGGATGATGCCGAGAAATTTAAACTGGAGTGGGATAAGTTTGATCTGTGGCCGTTGAAAATGAAGAATGGAGAAAATGTTGAAAGAGCCTATTCCATGGCTTCATATCCTGCTGAAGGAAGAAACATCATGTTGAATGTTCGTATTGCAACTCCGCCATGGGACAGGGCAAAAAATAATTGGATGAATGTGAATCCGGGAGTTGCGTCTTCTTATATCTTTTCTAAAAAACCAGGAGACAAGGTAATTGTATCAGGACCATACGGTGAATTCTTTATCAATGAATCAGAAGCGGAAATGCTTTACGTTGGTGGTGGTGCAGGTATGGCTCCGATGAGATCGCATTTATATCATTTGTTCAAAACACTTCAAACAGGAAGGAAAGTTACATACTGGTACGGAGGAAGGTCGAAAAGAGAATTATTCTATATTGATCACTTTAGGGATCTGGAAAAGGAATTCCCCAACTTCAAATTCTTTATTGTTCTGTCTGAACCAACTGAAGAGGATGACTGGAAGGTAATGAAGGATATTGATGATAAAGAAGGTGATGGGTTCTTAGGATTTGTTCATCAGGCTGTGATCGATCAGTATTTATCGAAGCATGATGCACCGGAAGATCTTGAACTTTATTTCTGTGGGCCGCCTATGATGAATCAGGCAGTTCAAAAAATGGGCGAAGACTTTGGTATGGCTGATGAGAATATCAGGTTTGACGACTTCGGAGGTTAA
- the nqrE gene encoding NADH:ubiquinone reductase (Na(+)-transporting) subunit E has product MEALGSLFVRSIFIDNMVFAYFFGMCSYLAVSKTVKTAVGLGAAVIFVLTITVPVNYLLDTYILRDGALVWLGPEYASIDLSFLSFIMFIAVIASMVQLVEMIVERFAPALYSALGIFLPLIAVNCAILGGSLFMQQKNFITVTESAVYGFGSGIGWFLAILSIASIREKIMYSNVPKPLKGLGITFIITGLMAIAFMSFSGIKL; this is encoded by the coding sequence ATGGAAGCATTAGGAAGTTTATTTGTAAGAAGTATTTTCATCGACAATATGGTGTTTGCTTATTTTTTCGGTATGTGCTCTTATCTGGCTGTATCGAAAACAGTAAAGACCGCTGTTGGTTTGGGAGCCGCCGTAATTTTTGTATTGACCATAACGGTACCTGTTAATTATTTGCTGGATACTTATATTTTAAGGGATGGAGCCCTGGTTTGGCTTGGACCTGAATACGCGTCAATCGATCTGAGCTTTTTGAGCTTTATTATGTTTATCGCGGTAATCGCATCTATGGTACAATTGGTAGAGATGATTGTCGAGCGTTTTGCCCCGGCCTTATATAGTGCATTAGGGATTTTTCTTCCATTGATCGCAGTAAACTGTGCTATTTTGGGAGGATCTTTATTTATGCAGCAAAAGAATTTCATCACGGTAACTGAATCTGCTGTCTATGGTTTTGGTTCAGGGATTGGTTGGTTTTTAGCCATACTGTCAATAGCTTCTATTAGAGAAAAGATCATGTATTCAAATGTTCCAAAACCACTGAAAGGTTTGGGAATTACATTTATCATTACCGGATTAATGGCTATCGCTTTCATGAGTTTTTCAGGAATTAAATTATAA
- a CDS encoding NADH:ubiquinone reductase (Na(+)-transporting) subunit D, with the protein MAGDKEGLLSAKNRRLLIDPLNDDNPITVQVLGICSALAITVQLKTAIVMSIAVLFVMVFGNLIISLLRNLIPNRIRIIVQLLVVAFLVILVDQVLKAYAYDVSKQLSVFVGLIITNCIIMGRFEAFALGNGAWRSILDGVGNALGYGVILIIVAFFRELLGSGKLMGYEVLGHKAKTVAESTGLYGLGYENNGFMLLSPMALVTVGVLIWLQRSRNRKLIEE; encoded by the coding sequence ATGGCTGGAGATAAAGAAGGATTATTATCTGCTAAGAACAGAAGATTATTAATTGATCCGTTAAATGATGATAACCCGATAACGGTTCAGGTTTTAGGTATTTGTTCGGCATTGGCTATTACGGTTCAGCTTAAGACAGCTATCGTAATGTCGATTGCGGTGCTTTTTGTAATGGTTTTTGGTAACCTGATCATTTCGTTGCTGAGGAACCTGATTCCTAATAGAATTCGAATTATTGTTCAATTATTGGTGGTGGCCTTTTTGGTGATCCTGGTTGATCAGGTGCTTAAGGCTTATGCCTATGATGTAAGTAAACAATTGTCTGTATTCGTTGGGCTGATCATTACCAACTGTATAATCATGGGACGTTTTGAGGCTTTTGCTCTTGGAAACGGGGCCTGGAGATCCATTCTGGATGGAGTTGGAAATGCCCTTGGTTATGGGGTTATCCTGATCATTGTTGCCTTCTTTAGAGAGTTATTGGGATCGGGAAAGTTGATGGGGTACGAAGTATTGGGCCACAAAGCGAAGACCGTAGCAGAATCAACCGGGCTTTACGGTCTGGGATACGAGAATAACGGTTTTATGTTGTTGTCACCCATGGCGCTGGTAACCGTTGGTGTATTGATTTGGTTACAACGTTCAAGAAATAGAAAATTAATAGAAGAATAA
- the nqrC gene encoding NADH:ubiquinone reductase (Na(+)-transporting) subunit C encodes MDRNSNLYTFIFAIIMVIVVAAALAFTATSLKPLQAENVRLEKMQSILSTIGVNVDRSEAGAKFEEFVKEELALNVDGTVNQDINAFSVDLMKEIKKPHEDQAYPIYIAEKEGKKYYVIPLFGAGLWKEIWGYMALDSDKNTIIGASFDHAGETPGLGAEINQSWYEDQYIGKTIFDDSNNFVSVRAQKGGADPADPHGVDAISGGTITTDGVNNMVEERLKNYIPYFKNN; translated from the coding sequence ATGGATAGAAATAGCAATTTATACACATTTATTTTTGCCATTATCATGGTGATTGTTGTTGCGGCGGCTTTGGCCTTTACAGCAACTTCTTTAAAACCATTGCAGGCAGAAAATGTTCGTCTTGAAAAAATGCAGAGCATACTTTCAACGATAGGTGTTAATGTGGACAGATCGGAGGCCGGAGCCAAATTTGAAGAGTTCGTAAAAGAGGAACTGGCTTTAAATGTGGACGGAACGGTTAATCAGGATATCAATGCATTTAGCGTTGATTTGATGAAAGAGATCAAGAAGCCTCATGAAGATCAGGCTTATCCTATTTACATCGCGGAAAAAGAAGGGAAGAAATACTATGTAATCCCTTTGTTCGGTGCTGGTTTATGGAAAGAGATCTGGGGTTATATGGCTCTTGACAGTGATAAGAATACAATAATTGGTGCTTCCTTTGACCATGCGGGTGAAACTCCGGGACTTGGTGCTGAAATCAATCAGTCTTGGTATGAGGACCAATATATTGGAAAAACCATTTTTGATGATTCCAACAACTTCGTTTCTGTGAGAGCTCAAAAAGGTGGTGCTGATCCGGCGGATCCGCATGGCGTGGATGCGATTTCAGGAGGTACAATTACGACCGATGGAGTAAACAACATGGTTGAAGAACGATTAAAAAATTATATACCATATTTTAAAAATAATTAA